In Kitasatospora sp. NA04385, a single genomic region encodes these proteins:
- a CDS encoding PP2C family protein-serine/threonine phosphatase has product MSATGWIRDVLHGPTPGPVPGTVTGTWPKTSHALPLIGMALILSLDLLTDSQVTVEPALTAVPALAAVVSRRTWYPLLTGALAEVCAFGMAWYHDILGQSVHTATVAALVIIAAIGHLSANLRLRQEVALAEAQLVAEIARRVLLRSVPERVGPVRAAVRYAAAAAHASIGGDLYEVVNTRHGVRAVMGDVRGKGLAAVETAAAVLGAFREAAHQEAALDKVAGWLAVSLDRALHENDHPGVEEEFVTLVLIGVRSDGVLEIANCGHPAPVLLRGEDAPRLLAADETVPPLGVLDPADVRPPLQLLQAEPGDRILLYTDGVIEARDHRGAFYPLTDRLPLLADGGPVEVLHRLHDDVVRHVGHKLGDDAAMLLLQFDPVVLPAQSESPEGREARI; this is encoded by the coding sequence TTGAGCGCGACCGGATGGATCAGGGACGTCCTCCACGGCCCCACCCCAGGCCCGGTACCGGGAACCGTCACCGGCACCTGGCCCAAGACCTCGCACGCCCTGCCGCTGATCGGCATGGCGCTGATCCTCTCCCTCGACCTGCTGACCGACAGCCAGGTCACCGTCGAACCCGCCCTGACCGCCGTCCCCGCCCTCGCCGCGGTGGTCTCCCGCCGCACCTGGTACCCGTTGCTGACCGGCGCCCTCGCCGAGGTCTGCGCCTTCGGGATGGCCTGGTACCACGACATCCTCGGCCAGTCCGTGCACACCGCCACGGTCGCCGCCCTCGTCATCATCGCCGCCATCGGCCACCTCAGCGCCAACCTCCGGCTGCGCCAGGAAGTGGCCCTGGCCGAAGCCCAGTTGGTCGCCGAGATCGCCCGCCGGGTGCTGCTGCGCTCCGTCCCCGAACGGGTCGGACCGGTCCGCGCCGCCGTCCGCTACGCCGCCGCCGCGGCCCACGCCTCGATCGGCGGCGACCTGTACGAGGTCGTCAACACCCGGCACGGCGTGCGCGCCGTGATGGGCGACGTCCGCGGCAAGGGCCTCGCCGCGGTCGAGACCGCCGCCGCCGTGCTCGGCGCGTTCCGCGAGGCCGCGCACCAGGAGGCCGCCCTGGACAAGGTCGCCGGCTGGCTCGCCGTCAGCCTCGACCGGGCCCTGCACGAGAACGACCACCCGGGCGTCGAGGAGGAGTTCGTCACCCTGGTGCTGATCGGCGTCCGCTCCGACGGCGTCCTGGAGATCGCCAACTGCGGCCACCCCGCACCCGTCCTGCTCCGCGGCGAGGACGCGCCGCGCCTGCTCGCCGCCGACGAGACCGTCCCCCCGCTGGGCGTCCTCGACCCCGCCGACGTGCGCCCCCCGCTCCAGCTCCTCCAGGCCGAGCCCGGCGACCGCATCCTGCTCTACACCGACGGCGTCATCGAGGCCCGCGACCACCGCGGCGCGTTCTACCCGCTCACCGACCGCCTCCCGCTGCTCGCCGACGGCGGCCCGGTCGAAGTCCTGCACCGCCTCCACGACGACGTCGTCCGCCACGTCGGCCACAAGCTCGGCGACGACGCGGCCATGCTCCTGCTCCAGTTCGACCCGGTCGTGCTGCCGGCCCAGAGCGAATCCCCGGAGGGCCGGGAGGCGCGCATCTAG
- a CDS encoding endonuclease/exonuclease/phosphatase family protein, whose protein sequence is MTTLRIATYNLLHGQPLAPDGSPAPYPGEPGAPLADAVASLDADVLALQEVDRHQERSGRTDQAAVAAKAMGAADWRFAAALHGVPAPGAGWVPDPVRPGLAVYGPGDLDDDSRPSYGTALLTRLPVLHWRARRFAPAPFGLPLRVAGRRGLTPVPDEPRAALAAVLAGPGGEFTVVAAHLSFVPGWNVGQLAAIRRWIADLPQPYLVLGDFNLIGAVPRTVLGSAHAIQRTARRERVRTARRTRLQGWYDLARTPTYPSHRPTVQFDHILGIGVPRSTVGSVAAPRTAVSDHRPLVVEIET, encoded by the coding sequence GTGACCACACTGCGGATCGCCACGTACAACCTGCTGCACGGCCAGCCGCTCGCCCCCGACGGCAGCCCGGCGCCCTACCCCGGCGAGCCCGGCGCCCCGCTGGCCGACGCCGTCGCCTCCCTCGACGCCGACGTGCTCGCCCTCCAGGAGGTCGACCGCCACCAGGAGCGCTCCGGGCGCACCGACCAGGCGGCCGTCGCCGCGAAGGCCATGGGCGCCGCCGACTGGCGCTTCGCCGCCGCGCTGCACGGCGTCCCGGCGCCCGGCGCCGGCTGGGTCCCCGACCCGGTCCGGCCCGGCCTGGCCGTCTACGGGCCCGGCGACCTGGACGACGACTCCCGGCCCTCGTACGGCACCGCGCTGCTCACCCGGCTGCCCGTGCTGCACTGGCGGGCCCGCCGGTTCGCGCCCGCGCCCTTCGGCCTCCCGCTGCGGGTGGCCGGGCGGCGCGGGCTGACGCCCGTCCCGGACGAGCCGCGGGCGGCGCTCGCCGCGGTGCTGGCCGGGCCCGGCGGGGAGTTCACCGTGGTGGCCGCCCACCTGTCCTTCGTGCCGGGGTGGAACGTCGGGCAGCTCGCCGCGATCCGGCGCTGGATCGCCGACCTGCCGCAGCCCTACCTGGTGCTCGGCGACTTCAACCTGATCGGCGCGGTGCCGCGCACCGTGCTCGGCTCGGCGCACGCGATCCAGCGCACCGCGCGGCGCGAGCGCGTCCGCACCGCCCGGCGCACCCGCCTGCAGGGCTGGTACGACCTCGCCCGCACGCCGACCTACCCCTCGCACCGCCCGACCGTCCAGTTCGACCACATCCTGGGCATCGGCGTCCCCCGCAGCACCGTCGGCTCGGTCGCGGCCCCGCGCACGGCGGTGTCGGACCACCGGCCGCTGGTCGTGGAGATCGAAACGTAG
- a CDS encoding PadR family transcriptional regulator: MSIRHGLLALLDQGPRYGYQLRSEFEARTGATWPLNVGQVYTTLGRLERDGLVESAGEDDEGHQFYAVTDEGRLELRRWFDTPVPRTNPPRDELAIKLAMAVTVPGVDVAGVVHGQRRHSMQALQDYTRLKGRALAADSGSGGDLAWLLVLEQLIFQTEAEIRWLDHCESRLAQHAERTAAAEPPRPAAAPPARRAAKSRDRGRI, encoded by the coding sequence ATGTCGATCCGTCACGGCCTGCTCGCCCTGCTCGACCAGGGCCCGCGCTACGGCTACCAGCTGAGATCCGAGTTCGAAGCCAGGACGGGGGCGACCTGGCCGCTCAACGTCGGCCAGGTCTACACCACCCTGGGCCGCCTGGAGCGCGACGGCCTGGTGGAGTCCGCTGGCGAGGACGACGAGGGCCACCAGTTCTACGCCGTCACCGACGAGGGACGCCTCGAACTGCGCCGTTGGTTCGACACCCCGGTGCCGCGCACCAACCCGCCGCGCGACGAGCTGGCGATCAAGCTGGCGATGGCGGTCACCGTCCCCGGCGTGGACGTCGCCGGGGTCGTGCACGGCCAGCGCCGGCACAGCATGCAGGCCCTGCAGGACTACACCCGGCTCAAGGGCCGGGCCCTGGCCGCGGACTCCGGCTCCGGCGGCGACCTGGCCTGGCTGCTGGTGCTGGAGCAGCTGATCTTCCAGACCGAGGCGGAGATCCGCTGGCTGGACCACTGCGAGTCCCGGCTCGCCCAGCACGCCGAGCGCACCGCCGCCGCGGAGCCGCCCCGGCCCGCCGCCGCGCCGCCCGCCCGGCGCGCCGCCAAGAGCCGCGACCGCGGCCGCATCTGA
- a CDS encoding ABC transporter ATP-binding protein, producing MTEQLKPAEPVLHLDRISRTHGHGAAEVHALRAVDLRVYPGELVAVMGPSGSGKSTLLTLAGGLDSPTGGRVVVEGTVLGDLDRKRLAAVRRRSVGYVFQDYNLIPALTAAENIALPRELDGTSARAARREALAALEELGIGELADRFPDDMSGGQQQRVAIARALIGDRRLVLADEPTGALDSTTGESVLAVLRARCDAGAAAMMVTHEARHAAWADRVVFLRDGLLVDETARQDAGSLLVTAAANALKDGPQ from the coding sequence ATGACCGAACAACTCAAGCCGGCCGAGCCCGTCCTGCACCTCGACCGGATCAGCCGCACCCACGGCCACGGCGCCGCCGAGGTGCACGCGCTGCGCGCCGTCGACCTGCGGGTCTACCCCGGCGAACTGGTCGCCGTGATGGGGCCCTCCGGCTCCGGCAAGTCCACCCTGCTGACCCTGGCGGGCGGCCTGGACAGCCCCACCGGCGGCCGGGTGGTCGTCGAGGGCACCGTCCTGGGCGACCTGGACCGCAAGCGGCTGGCCGCCGTCCGCCGCCGCTCGGTGGGCTACGTCTTCCAGGACTACAACCTGATCCCCGCGCTCACCGCCGCCGAGAACATCGCGCTGCCCCGCGAGCTGGACGGCACCTCCGCCCGCGCCGCCCGCCGCGAGGCGCTCGCCGCGCTGGAGGAGCTCGGCATCGGCGAACTCGCCGACCGCTTCCCCGACGACATGTCCGGCGGCCAGCAGCAGCGCGTCGCCATCGCCCGCGCGCTGATCGGCGACCGCCGCCTGGTGCTCGCCGACGAGCCCACCGGCGCCCTGGACTCCACCACCGGCGAGTCCGTGCTCGCCGTGCTGCGGGCCCGCTGCGACGCCGGCGCCGCCGCCATGATGGTCACCCACGAGGCCCGGCACGCCGCCTGGGCGGACCGGGTGGTCTTCCTGCGCGACGGCCTGCTGGTCGACGAGACCGCCCGGCAGGACGCCGGCAGCCTGCTCGTCACCGCCGCCGCCAACGCGCTGAAGGACGGGCCGCAGTGA
- a CDS encoding FtsX-like permease family protein translates to MKPSAWRAALRIARRDAARAKGRSALVLAMIALPVLGVAGVDVIARSAQLEPAEQAARTMGTAQAAVTIATPGEAILQSPDGQDTTGRGPAEPKDRPKTPAEQRSASTDPAQLLTELLPGAVLVPTGQVKSTSASTVEGRMSTSIEEVDLTDPVWHGKLNVVEGSAPTRPDQLAATRAFLDRSGLRIGDRTALRGLDARPYTITAVAEDPGRLDDNQLYGRPGAVLSALAQAEPEAARSGPQNWTTWLVKLPAGAALDWPKVKELNEYGFTAASRAVLLHPPARAEVPYYAEAAKYSSGYVNKSLLAVAALVPGMALLEIVLLAGPAFAVGARRSRRQLGLLAAGGGDRSHVRAVVLAGGAVLGTGGAVLGLFGGVGLVALLRGPLEEYGGQRFGHFDVQPLDLLGVALVGLVTGLLAAVVPAVQASRQDVVEALTGRGGSKPASRLVAALGVVMVAGGTALALLCAVTNTAPVPGLLGGSVIAELGMLLCTPLLIGLFGRLGRHLPLSPRLALRDSVRNRGRTAPAVAAVMAAVAGAVAVGIYHASDVEKQRQDYRPSLPAGAVALMQGGRSDAVQYAALREAVEKDFGALGERADVLSPTAVPRDCGVSYDCGYVQALKTPEKRCPAEDATTHEERERLSGDPRCTEMRSVSNELGNMFGDVLIGDPALLHNLLDVHDPAAEQALAAGKALVFRPDRVADGKAFLRAEEQPTQAQVDAGDYRGTSREVVVDAVEVHSPLPFASIVMSREAAQKAGLGVRSEGSLWKPAVRASDGTVQKAEAHLAKLDDTVYLDVEQGFKAERSVKMLGLTAFAALVALGAAGIATGLAAADSQQDLATLAAVGASGGIRRRLSGFQCGVIAAMGSVLGLLCGAVPAVALRLLEARNAEIWINGAPIGHEAPVIAVPWADLAALLVGLPVVAVLLAALLTRSRVGLTRRAG, encoded by the coding sequence GTGAAGCCGAGCGCCTGGCGCGCCGCCCTCCGGATCGCCCGCCGCGACGCCGCCCGGGCCAAGGGCCGCAGCGCCCTCGTCCTGGCCATGATCGCCCTGCCGGTGCTCGGCGTGGCCGGCGTCGACGTGATCGCCCGCAGCGCCCAGCTGGAACCGGCCGAGCAGGCCGCCCGCACGATGGGCACCGCCCAGGCCGCCGTCACCATCGCGACGCCCGGCGAAGCCATCCTGCAGAGCCCCGACGGCCAGGACACCACCGGCCGGGGGCCCGCCGAGCCGAAGGACCGGCCGAAGACGCCCGCCGAGCAGCGCAGCGCCTCGACCGACCCGGCGCAGCTGCTCACCGAACTGCTGCCCGGCGCGGTGCTGGTGCCCACCGGGCAGGTCAAGAGCACCTCGGCCAGCACCGTCGAGGGCCGGATGTCGACCAGCATCGAGGAGGTCGACCTGACCGACCCGGTGTGGCACGGCAAGCTGAACGTGGTCGAGGGCAGCGCCCCCACCCGGCCCGACCAACTCGCCGCCACCCGGGCGTTCCTGGACCGCTCCGGCCTGCGGATCGGCGACCGCACCGCGCTGCGCGGCCTGGACGCCCGGCCCTACACCATCACCGCCGTCGCCGAGGACCCCGGCCGCCTGGACGACAACCAGCTGTACGGCCGCCCCGGCGCGGTGCTCTCCGCGCTGGCCCAGGCCGAGCCGGAGGCCGCCCGCAGCGGGCCGCAGAACTGGACGACCTGGCTGGTCAAGCTCCCCGCCGGGGCCGCGCTCGACTGGCCGAAGGTGAAGGAGCTCAACGAGTACGGCTTCACGGCGGCCTCCCGGGCCGTCCTGCTGCACCCGCCCGCCCGCGCCGAGGTGCCCTACTACGCCGAGGCGGCCAAGTACTCCTCCGGCTACGTCAACAAGAGCCTGCTGGCCGTCGCCGCGCTGGTGCCCGGCATGGCCCTGCTGGAGATCGTGCTGCTCGCCGGACCGGCGTTCGCGGTCGGCGCCCGCCGCTCGCGCCGCCAGCTCGGCCTGCTCGCGGCGGGCGGCGGCGACCGCTCGCACGTCCGGGCCGTGGTGCTGGCGGGCGGCGCGGTGCTCGGCACCGGCGGCGCCGTGCTCGGCCTGTTCGGCGGCGTCGGCCTGGTCGCGCTGCTGCGCGGCCCGCTGGAGGAGTACGGCGGGCAGCGCTTCGGCCACTTCGACGTGCAGCCCCTCGACCTGCTCGGCGTCGCCCTGGTCGGCCTGGTCACCGGCCTGCTCGCGGCCGTCGTCCCCGCCGTCCAGGCGTCCCGGCAGGACGTGGTCGAGGCGCTCACCGGCCGCGGCGGCAGCAAGCCCGCCAGCCGCCTGGTCGCCGCGCTCGGCGTCGTGATGGTGGCCGGCGGCACCGCGCTGGCCCTGCTCTGCGCGGTCACCAACACCGCCCCCGTGCCCGGCCTGCTCGGCGGCTCGGTGATCGCCGAACTCGGCATGCTGCTGTGCACCCCGCTGCTGATCGGCCTGTTCGGCCGGCTCGGCCGCCACCTGCCGCTCAGCCCGCGACTCGCGCTGCGCGACTCGGTGCGCAACCGCGGCCGCACCGCCCCCGCCGTGGCCGCCGTGATGGCCGCCGTCGCGGGCGCCGTCGCGGTCGGCATCTACCACGCCAGCGACGTCGAGAAGCAGCGCCAGGACTACCGGCCCAGCCTGCCGGCCGGCGCGGTCGCCCTGATGCAGGGCGGCCGCTCGGACGCCGTCCAGTACGCCGCCCTGCGCGAGGCCGTCGAGAAGGACTTCGGCGCCCTCGGCGAGCGCGCCGACGTGCTGAGTCCGACCGCCGTTCCCCGGGACTGCGGGGTCAGCTACGACTGCGGGTACGTCCAGGCGCTGAAGACGCCGGAGAAGCGCTGCCCGGCCGAGGACGCCACGACCCACGAGGAGCGCGAACGGTTGTCCGGCGACCCCCGGTGCACCGAGATGCGGAGCGTCTCCAACGAGCTGGGCAACATGTTCGGCGACGTCCTGATCGGCGACCCGGCCCTGCTGCACAACCTGCTCGACGTGCACGACCCGGCCGCCGAACAGGCCCTGGCCGCGGGCAAGGCCCTGGTGTTCCGCCCCGACCGGGTCGCCGACGGCAAGGCGTTCCTGCGGGCCGAGGAGCAGCCCACCCAGGCGCAGGTCGACGCGGGCGACTACCGGGGCACCTCCCGGGAGGTCGTCGTGGACGCGGTGGAGGTGCACTCGCCGCTCCCGTTCGCCTCGATCGTGATGAGCCGGGAGGCCGCGCAGAAGGCCGGGCTGGGAGTCCGCTCCGAGGGCTCGCTGTGGAAGCCCGCCGTGCGCGCCTCCGACGGCACGGTCCAGAAGGCCGAGGCGCACCTCGCCAAGCTCGACGACACCGTCTACCTGGACGTCGAGCAGGGCTTCAAGGCCGAGCGGAGCGTCAAGATGCTCGGCCTGACCGCCTTCGCCGCCCTGGTCGCCCTCGGCGCGGCCGGCATCGCCACCGGCCTGGCCGCCGCCGACTCCCAGCAGGACCTGGCCACGCTGGCCGCGGTCGGCGCCTCCGGCGGCATCCGGCGACGGCTGTCCGGCTTCCAGTGCGGGGTGATCGCCGCGATGGGATCGGTGCTCGGCCTGCTCTGCGGAGCCGTCCCGGCGGTGGCGCTGCGGCTGCTGGAGGCCCGGAACGCGGAGATCTGGATCAACGGGGCGCCGATCGGCCACGAGGCCCCGGTCATCGCCGTCCCGTGGGCCGACCTGGCCGCCCTGCTGGTCGGCCTGCCGGTGGTGGCGGTGCTGCTGGCCGCGCTGCTCACCCGGTCCCGGGTCGGGCTGACCCGCCGGGCCGGCTGA
- a CDS encoding dipeptidase, producing MTKTPDSAVRSFIDRHEDAFLADLADWLRIPSVSADPGRAGEVRRSAEWLADKLRATGFPVAEVWETDGLPAVFAEWPSGDAGAPTVLVYGHHDVQPAAREDGWDTDPFEPAVVGRRMYARGAADDKGQVFFHTLGVRAHLAATGRTAPAVNLKLLVEGEEESGSPNFAALVRREAERLAADVVIISDTGMWSETTPTVCTGMRGLADCQIDLYGPDSDIHSGSFGGAVPNPAAVAAGLAAGLHDADRKVAVPGFYDGVVELTDEERALFAELPFDEAQWLRVAKSHGTLGEAGYTTLERVWARPTAEVNGIWGGYTGPGGKTIVPAEAHLKLSFRLVAGQEVEKVRESVAAWVSAQVPEGIRYEIVFPGATRPCLTPLDHPALRSTVRAMERAFEQKVLFTREGGSGPAADLQDVLGAPVLFLGISVPSDGWHSINEKVELDLLRKGVETSAHLWEDLAENFRP from the coding sequence ATGACGAAAACGCCGGACAGCGCCGTCCGCTCCTTCATCGACCGGCACGAGGACGCCTTCCTGGCCGACCTCGCCGACTGGCTGCGCATCCCCTCGGTCTCCGCCGACCCGGGCCGGGCGGGCGAGGTCCGCCGCTCCGCCGAGTGGCTCGCCGACAAGCTGCGCGCGACCGGCTTCCCGGTCGCCGAGGTGTGGGAGACGGACGGGCTGCCCGCGGTCTTCGCCGAGTGGCCCTCCGGCGACGCGGGCGCCCCGACCGTGCTGGTCTACGGCCACCACGACGTGCAGCCCGCCGCCCGCGAGGACGGCTGGGACACCGACCCGTTCGAGCCCGCCGTGGTCGGCCGCCGGATGTACGCCCGCGGCGCCGCCGACGACAAGGGCCAGGTCTTCTTCCACACCCTGGGCGTGCGCGCCCACCTCGCCGCCACCGGCCGCACCGCGCCCGCGGTCAACCTCAAGCTGCTGGTCGAGGGCGAGGAGGAGTCCGGCTCGCCGAACTTCGCCGCCCTGGTGCGCCGCGAGGCCGAGCGGCTGGCCGCCGACGTGGTGATCATCTCCGACACCGGCATGTGGTCCGAGACCACCCCGACGGTGTGCACCGGCATGCGCGGCCTGGCCGACTGCCAGATCGACCTGTACGGCCCGGACAGCGACATCCACTCCGGCTCCTTCGGCGGCGCCGTCCCCAACCCGGCCGCGGTGGCCGCCGGGCTCGCGGCCGGCCTGCACGACGCCGACCGGAAGGTCGCGGTGCCCGGCTTCTACGACGGCGTGGTCGAACTCACCGACGAGGAGCGGGCGCTGTTCGCCGAGCTCCCCTTCGACGAGGCGCAGTGGCTGCGGGTCGCCAAGTCGCACGGCACCCTGGGCGAGGCCGGCTACACCACCCTGGAGCGGGTCTGGGCCCGGCCGACCGCCGAGGTCAACGGCATCTGGGGCGGCTACACCGGCCCCGGCGGCAAGACCATCGTCCCGGCCGAGGCGCACCTGAAGCTGTCCTTCCGGCTGGTCGCCGGTCAAGAGGTGGAAAAGGTCCGCGAGTCGGTGGCCGCCTGGGTTTCCGCGCAGGTCCCGGAGGGCATCCGGTACGAGATCGTCTTCCCCGGCGCGACCCGCCCCTGCCTGACGCCGCTGGACCACCCCGCCCTGCGGTCCACCGTCCGGGCGATGGAGCGGGCCTTCGAGCAGAAGGTCCTGTTCACCCGCGAGGGGGGCTCCGGCCCGGCCGCCGACCTGCAGGACGTGCTGGGAGCGCCGGTGCTGTTCCTCGGCATCTCGGTGCCCTCGGACGGCTGGCACTCGATCAACGAGAAGGTGGAGCTCGACCTGCTGCGCAAGGGCGTCGAGACCTCCGCCCACCTGTGGGAGGACCTCGCGGAGAACTTCCGGCCATGA
- the nudC gene encoding NAD(+) diphosphatase, which yields MDELSSAPDTKHLALARAGVDRAAHRRLDEPWLAAAWSHPTTRVLPIAGGEAFVVDTAHGSELVLLPSFEAPETGHRYFLGTDEDGVHYFALDCESLPGRLDGDARPAGLREVGSTLSDRDSGLLVHAVALEHWHRLHSFCSRCGHPTEKAGAGHLRRCTSCAAEHYPRTDPAVIMLITDPEDRCLLGRQALWPEGRWSTLAGFVEPGESIEQAVAREVLEEAGVRVGEVEYVASQPWPFPSSLMLGFLGRARPDGTGITVDGEELSEARWFTRDELRAGMAAGEILPPSGISIARYLVELWYGEPLPAAARW from the coding sequence ATGGACGAGTTGAGCAGCGCACCCGACACCAAGCACCTCGCGCTGGCCCGCGCCGGGGTGGACCGGGCGGCGCACCGCCGGCTGGACGAACCCTGGCTGGCCGCGGCCTGGAGCCACCCCACCACCCGGGTGCTGCCGATCGCCGGCGGCGAGGCCTTCGTGGTGGACACCGCCCACGGCAGCGAACTGGTGCTGCTGCCCTCCTTCGAGGCCCCCGAGACCGGGCACCGGTACTTCCTGGGCACCGACGAGGACGGCGTCCACTACTTCGCGCTGGACTGCGAGTCGCTGCCCGGCCGGCTCGACGGCGACGCCCGCCCGGCCGGCCTGCGCGAGGTCGGCAGCACGCTCAGCGACCGGGACTCCGGGCTGCTGGTGCACGCCGTCGCGCTGGAGCACTGGCACCGGCTGCACTCCTTCTGCTCCCGCTGCGGTCACCCCACCGAGAAGGCCGGGGCCGGCCACCTGCGCCGCTGCACCTCCTGCGCGGCCGAGCACTACCCGCGCACCGACCCGGCGGTGATCATGCTGATCACCGACCCCGAGGACCGCTGCCTGCTGGGCCGCCAGGCGCTCTGGCCGGAGGGCCGCTGGTCCACGCTGGCCGGGTTCGTCGAGCCCGGCGAGTCCATCGAGCAGGCGGTCGCCCGCGAGGTGCTGGAGGAGGCCGGCGTCCGGGTCGGCGAGGTCGAGTACGTGGCCAGCCAGCCCTGGCCGTTCCCGTCCAGCCTGATGCTCGGCTTCCTCGGCCGGGCCCGGCCCGACGGCACCGGGATCACCGTGGACGGCGAGGAGCTGTCCGAGGCCCGCTGGTTCACCCGGGACGAGCTGCGGGCCGGGATGGCCGCCGGGGAGATCCTGCCGCCGTCCGGCATCTCGATCGCCAGGTACCTGGTCGAGCTCTGGTACGGCGAACCGCTGCCGGCGGCCGCCCGCTGGTGA
- a CDS encoding GntR family transcriptional regulator — protein sequence MTIHRGPVHPPKYQRLAADLRRRIESGEWTGGGRLPVETELEEQYGVARNTVRLAVDVLVNEGRVVRIQGKGTYLREPCRHDHRVHARPPVRPARRGPLTPSGEVYAAEAQAAGRQLTVDFEVAAVRARRDIAAWLGLRPEDTVMMRRQLCRVDQEPYAIEESHYRAGLAAGTPLMQDRPVPGGDERILAQLGRTETTATDHLTARMPDPAEAAWFGLGPGVPLLVNTRISSDRRGPIRVVETRYAADRARLLYELGEGAAAG from the coding sequence GTGACGATCCACCGCGGCCCCGTGCACCCGCCCAAGTACCAGCGACTCGCCGCCGACCTGCGCCGCCGGATCGAATCCGGCGAGTGGACGGGCGGCGGCCGGCTCCCGGTCGAGACCGAGCTGGAGGAGCAGTACGGGGTGGCCCGCAACACCGTCCGGCTCGCGGTGGACGTCCTGGTCAACGAGGGCCGGGTGGTGCGCATCCAGGGCAAGGGCACCTACCTGCGCGAGCCCTGCCGGCACGACCACCGGGTGCACGCCCGCCCGCCCGTCCGCCCCGCCCGCCGCGGGCCGCTCACCCCCAGCGGCGAGGTGTACGCCGCCGAGGCCCAGGCCGCCGGGCGGCAGCTCACCGTCGACTTCGAGGTCGCCGCCGTCCGGGCCCGCCGCGACATCGCCGCCTGGCTCGGACTGCGCCCCGAGGACACCGTGATGATGCGCCGTCAGCTCTGCCGGGTCGACCAGGAGCCGTACGCGATCGAGGAGAGCCACTACCGGGCCGGGCTGGCCGCCGGCACCCCGCTGATGCAGGACCGGCCGGTGCCCGGCGGGGACGAGCGGATACTGGCGCAGCTCGGCCGGACCGAGACCACCGCCACCGACCACCTCACGGCCCGGATGCCCGACCCGGCCGAGGCCGCCTGGTTCGGGCTCGGCCCCGGCGTGCCGCTGCTGGTCAACACCCGGATCAGCAGCGACCGGCGCGGCCCGATCCGGGTGGTGGAGACCCGGTACGCCGCGGACCGGGCCCGGCTGCTCTACGAACTCGGCGAGGGCGCGGCCGCGGGCTGA
- a CDS encoding mycoredoxin, translating to MSGTVTMYSTTWCGYCNRLKSQLDREGIAYTEVNIEQDPASASYVESVNDGNQTVPTVVVVSASGEQSVMTNPSLRQVQAALV from the coding sequence ATGTCCGGCACCGTCACGATGTACAGCACGACCTGGTGCGGCTACTGCAACCGCCTCAAGAGCCAGCTGGACCGCGAGGGCATCGCCTACACCGAGGTCAACATCGAGCAGGACCCGGCCTCGGCGTCCTACGTGGAGTCGGTGAACGACGGCAACCAGACGGTGCCGACGGTCGTGGTGGTCTCCGCCTCCGGCGAGCAGAGCGTGATGACCAACCCGAGCCTGCGCCAGGTCCAGGCCGCGCTGGTCTGA